The following are encoded together in the bacterium genome:
- a CDS encoding nucleotidyltransferase family protein, which produces MTSSCWPTPDQELLLGACLRGGSDAISAWRRWRRRVDLDDVDPASFRLLPLLYRTLAKHGVADADLARLAGVYRWHWVRTQLQVRAAAQVLDRLTAAGVPTLVLKGGAVGPRYYGDQGVRPMDDLDVLVPPAHAAAAVALLRGDGWTARRPDVERRLQFRHSADLQHADGGAVDLHWRVFNEFGGTLDEDAASWDAAEPLRLAGRDTRALCATDELLLACGHGLRWSPVAPVRWLADVATICATAGPQLDAERLRRIAGARGLVAPVAETAGWLRDALGLALPPALAGMIGAPARRRDRWAHRVRMAPHRAGERLAPHAAVRAPVAPARAPGFALRDYSAFLACQWELPDAACRRCARSAGLCGASCAAARRGVDDPPARRARRAACARPPMPHRTRRRPRAGRHAGVGVALLLDRRPRPSGCARARTSASRAGARAATVRRFAGLRTRTRDGAVFVARRGRHRPTSPRRSRPCPRRRGPASCSTCGSGRASAASRWRSAGATASGSCSAR; this is translated from the coding sequence ATGACGTCGTCCTGCTGGCCGACGCCCGATCAGGAGCTGCTGCTCGGCGCGTGTCTGCGCGGCGGGTCGGACGCGATCTCGGCCTGGCGCCGCTGGCGCCGCCGCGTGGATCTCGACGACGTCGACCCGGCATCGTTTCGGCTGCTGCCGCTCCTCTACCGGACGCTCGCGAAGCACGGCGTCGCCGACGCGGACCTCGCGCGCCTCGCCGGCGTCTACCGCTGGCACTGGGTACGCACGCAGCTGCAGGTGCGGGCCGCGGCGCAGGTGCTCGATCGGCTCACCGCCGCCGGCGTGCCGACGCTCGTGCTGAAGGGCGGCGCCGTCGGCCCGCGCTACTACGGCGATCAGGGCGTGCGTCCGATGGACGACCTCGACGTCCTCGTGCCGCCCGCGCACGCCGCCGCGGCGGTGGCGTTGCTCCGCGGCGACGGCTGGACGGCGCGCCGGCCCGACGTCGAGCGTCGCTTGCAGTTCCGGCACTCGGCCGATCTCCAGCACGCCGACGGCGGCGCGGTCGATTTGCACTGGCGCGTCTTCAACGAGTTCGGCGGGACGCTCGACGAGGACGCGGCGTCGTGGGACGCGGCGGAGCCGCTGCGTCTCGCCGGCCGCGACACGCGCGCCCTCTGCGCGACCGACGAGCTGCTCCTCGCCTGTGGGCACGGCCTGCGCTGGAGCCCCGTGGCGCCGGTGCGCTGGCTCGCCGACGTCGCCACGATCTGTGCGACGGCGGGACCGCAGCTCGACGCGGAGCGGCTGCGGCGGATCGCCGGCGCGCGCGGCCTCGTCGCGCCCGTGGCGGAGACCGCGGGCTGGCTGCGTGACGCCCTCGGGCTCGCGCTGCCGCCGGCGCTCGCGGGCATGATCGGCGCGCCGGCGCGCCGGCGCGACCGTTGGGCGCACCGCGTGCGCATGGCGCCGCATCGTGCGGGCGAGCGGCTCGCGCCGCACGCTGCTGTTCGCGCGCCGGTGGCGCCGGCGCGCGCGCCGGGCTTCGCGCTGCGCGACTATTCCGCCTTCCTCGCGTGCCAGTGGGAGCTGCCGGACGCCGCGTGCCGCCGCTGCGCACGGTCGGCAGGCCTGTGTGGAGCGAGCTGCGCGGCCGCACGCCGTGGCGTGGACGATCCGCCTGCGCGCCGAGCGCGACGAGCTGCGTGCGCCCGCCCGCCGATGCCGCACCGCACGCGGCGGCGGCCGCGTGCCGGGCGTCACGCCGGCGTCGGCGTCGCACTTCTTCTGGATCGACGCCCTCGTCCGTCTGGCTGCGCGCGAGCGAGGACGTCCGCCTCGCGGGCTGGTGCTCGCGCTGCGACGGTGCGCCGTTTCGCCGGGCTGCGCACGCGCACGCGGGACGGCGCCGTGTTCGTCGCGCGGCGCGGCCGCCACCGCCCCACGTCGCCGCGGCGTTCCCGACCTTGCCCGAGGCGGCGTGGGCCGGCTTCGTGCTCGACGTGCGGCTCGGGCCGGGCGAGCGCCGCATCGAGGTGGAGGTCTGCGGGCGCGACGGCGTCTGGGAGCTGCTCTGCACGGTGA
- a CDS encoding lysophospholipid acyltransferase family protein, whose protein sequence is MALDARPRGARALGSTRRLALAHVALAFPALDAAARAALVRATFEHTGQSYAELGLARRLAAAPDYVRIDGLAELDALRGGGRGVLAITGHCGNWELLAATMAARGYPLSVVARKVNDDRFDALIRRFRGEQGMEILLRDAPDFLPQVRAALERNRIVCILMDQDSRGAGVFVPFFGRPAHTPPGPAIIALRTRVPVVGAFIRRRVDGGHVITIRPIPTAGESGRGAIVGLTARFTAAIEDAIRRAPAEWVWWHERWRRQTDEE, encoded by the coding sequence CTGGCGCTCGACGCCCGGCCGCGCGGCGCACGGGCTCTCGGCAGCACGCGGCGGCTCGCGCTCGCGCACGTCGCGCTCGCGTTCCCCGCGCTCGACGCCGCCGCCCGCGCGGCCCTCGTACGCGCGACCTTCGAGCACACCGGGCAGTCGTATGCCGAGCTCGGCCTCGCGCGCCGCCTCGCGGCCGCGCCCGACTACGTGCGCATCGACGGCCTCGCCGAGCTCGACGCGCTCCGCGGCGGCGGCCGCGGGGTGCTCGCCATCACCGGGCATTGCGGCAACTGGGAGCTGCTCGCCGCGACGATGGCCGCACGCGGCTACCCGCTGTCGGTCGTCGCCCGCAAGGTGAACGACGATCGCTTCGACGCGCTCATCCGCCGCTTCCGCGGCGAGCAGGGCATGGAGATACTCCTGCGCGACGCGCCGGACTTCCTCCCGCAGGTGCGCGCCGCGCTCGAGCGCAATCGCATCGTCTGCATCCTCATGGATCAGGACAGCCGCGGTGCCGGCGTCTTCGTGCCGTTCTTCGGGCGGCCGGCGCACACGCCGCCCGGGCCGGCGATCATCGCGCTGCGCACGCGGGTGCCGGTCGTCGGCGCGTTCATTCGCCGGCGCGTCGACGGCGGCCACGTCATCACGATCCGACCGATCCCGACGGCCGGCGAGAGCGGGCGTGGGGCGATCGTCGGGCTCACCGCACGCTTCACGGCGGCGATCGAGGACGCGATCCGGCGCGCGCCGGCGGAGTGGGTGTGGTGGCACGAACGCTGGCGGCGGCAGACCGACGAGGAGTGA
- the lptC gene encoding LPS export ABC transporter periplasmic protein LptC — protein sequence MVALAFLGLGVQVWRSVGRAEKSIAELGAGLLPDVAQRMQFFKRVKVKDGRTVWEITADDAQYFDKQNAVVVRRPRVTFSIDDGERRGELTGTEGRLVLVDRELESMVLRGSVVLKLDDMVLNADEATYDRTRDLITVPGDVTITGSDLDLTAHGMEVDVTPQLVRFQGDVRTVLKDDAKRS from the coding sequence GTGGTGGCCCTGGCGTTCCTGGGCCTCGGTGTCCAGGTGTGGCGCAGCGTCGGCCGGGCGGAGAAGTCGATCGCGGAGCTGGGCGCGGGTCTTCTGCCGGACGTCGCCCAGCGCATGCAGTTCTTCAAGCGTGTGAAGGTCAAGGACGGCCGGACGGTGTGGGAGATCACGGCCGACGACGCGCAGTACTTCGACAAGCAGAACGCCGTCGTCGTGCGCCGGCCGCGCGTCACCTTCTCGATCGACGACGGCGAGCGCCGGGGAGAGCTCACCGGGACCGAAGGGCGCCTCGTGCTCGTCGATCGCGAGCTCGAGTCGATGGTCCTGCGCGGCTCGGTGGTGCTGAAGCTCGACGACATGGTCCTCAACGCCGACGAGGCGACCTACGATCGCACCCGCGACCTGATCACGGTGCCGGGCGACGTCACCATCACGGGGAGCGACCTCGATCTCACGGCGCACGGCATGGAGGTCGACGTGACGCCGCAGCTGGTCCGCTTCCAGGGCGACGTGCGCACGGTGCTGAAGGACGATGCGAAGCGGTCCTGA
- the lptB gene encoding LPS export ABC transporter ATP-binding protein, translating into MRSGPEIGLLLAVTVLVCSAAAQPAREAAPAGGGLLGFGGFGSGKGPVTVTSDRLEYDYKANVVVYRGLVEVVQGEVKLKSDTLTITLADDERPAGKLGGSKEAARPEDAAADPAPAAAAPGAAGARACRDRRSAREGDRRAGQRPHRPGHALGGRRACGLRSGGAHLRPHREPRAARRTERGRGRSGHRLPRRGPQRGRGRPAAGEGRALPRREAERRGRRRAPEEGRADHGGGDDAVNGAGAALLRAEGLTKSFGGRCVVNRISIEVAAGEVVGLLGPNGAGKTTSFHMMVGLQRPDAGRVLLSGEEVTELPMFERARRGIGYLPQEASVFRKLTVEENILAILETLDLDAVERRKRLQQLLDELGIARLAKSKAYSLSGGERRRLEITRALVISPSFMLLDEPFAGIDPIAVVDIQSIVTQLKTRGIGVLITDHNVRETLGICDRAYIVNEGAVLEEGVPAHIAASRRAREIYLGEKFRL; encoded by the coding sequence ATGCGAAGCGGTCCTGAGATCGGACTGCTGCTCGCGGTGACGGTGCTCGTCTGTTCCGCGGCGGCGCAGCCCGCACGCGAGGCGGCGCCGGCCGGGGGCGGTCTCCTCGGCTTCGGCGGCTTCGGCAGCGGCAAGGGGCCGGTGACGGTCACGTCCGACCGCCTCGAGTACGACTACAAGGCGAACGTCGTCGTCTACCGCGGCCTGGTCGAGGTGGTGCAGGGCGAGGTCAAGCTGAAGAGCGACACGCTGACGATCACGCTCGCCGACGACGAGCGGCCCGCGGGCAAGCTCGGCGGCAGCAAGGAGGCGGCCAGGCCGGAGGACGCGGCCGCCGACCCGGCCCCGGCCGCCGCCGCGCCGGGCGCCGCCGGCGCCCGGGCCTGCCGCGACCGGCGATCCGCGCGTGAAGGAGATCGTCGCGCAGGGCAGCGTCCGCATCGACCAGGGCACGCGTTGGGCGGTCGGCGGGCGTGCGGTCTACGATCAGGCGGCGCGCACCTTCGTCCTCACCGAGAACCCCGTGCTGCACGACGGACCGAACGAGGTCGCGGGCGATCGGGTCATCGTCTACCTCGACGAGGACCGCAGCGTGGTCGAGGGCGGCCGGCGGCGGGTGAAGGCCGTGCTCTACCCCGACGAGAAGCAGAACGGCGGGGGCGGCGACGGGCGCCGGAAGAAGGGCGCGCAGACCACGGCGGCGGGGACGACGCCGTGAACGGCGCCGGCGCGGCCCTGCTGCGCGCCGAGGGACTCACCAAGTCGTTCGGCGGCCGCTGCGTGGTGAACCGCATCAGCATCGAGGTGGCCGCCGGCGAGGTCGTCGGTCTCCTCGGTCCGAACGGCGCGGGCAAGACGACGAGCTTCCACATGATGGTCGGGCTGCAGCGTCCCGACGCCGGCCGCGTGCTCTTGAGCGGCGAGGAGGTCACCGAGCTGCCGATGTTCGAGCGCGCCCGGCGCGGCATCGGCTATCTGCCGCAGGAGGCGTCGGTGTTCCGCAAGCTCACCGTCGAAGAGAACATCCTCGCGATCCTCGAGACGCTCGACCTCGACGCCGTCGAGCGTCGCAAGCGCCTCCAGCAGCTGCTCGACGAGCTCGGCATCGCGCGCCTGGCAAAGAGCAAGGCCTACTCGCTGTCGGGCGGAGAACGTCGCCGATTGGAGATCACGCGCGCGCTCGTCATCAGCCCGTCGTTCATGCTCCTCGACGAGCCATTCGCAGGCATCGATCCCATCGCCGTGGTTGACATTCAGAGCATTGTCACCCAGTTAAAGACGCGAGGCATCGGAGTCCTGATCACCGATCACAACGTGCGCGAGACGCTCGGAATCTGCGATCGCGCGTACATCGTGAACGAAGGCGCGGTGCTCGAAGAAGGGGTGCCCGCGCACATCGCCGCGAGTCGGCGCGCGCGGGAGATATACCTCGGCGAGAAATTCCGACTGTAG
- the rpoN gene encoding RNA polymerase factor sigma-54 yields the protein MALQHRLTQQLVMTPQLRQAIKILQVSRAELESLIDQELTENPVLEENLTEEKIDTEVPTVDGLETPATEEWAVEQQSKETSDDIPQASTIDQIDWKDFAENYGNDLHGSMSGGAADDDDERRPALENVLVKRTQLPDHLMWQLRLSDMSHDEKEIGALIVGSLDKDGYLTLSVDEIAFLCNVWPDTTLVDQTLRRVQEFDPPGVAARDLAECLLIQLRQLGSDDDSLPARIVRDHLPMLESRRFDRLARELGVGVEQIAEATKIISVLEPKPGRDYHDGETRYVTPDVYVQKVGEEWVVTLNEDGLPRLRVSSFYKQMLGNGGTSEARSYIQEKMRAAAWLIKSIHQRQRTLYMVTSSIVKFQEEFLEKGVSMLRPLVLKDVANDIGMHESTVSRATAGKYVHTPQGTFELKYFFTSSLRSGQGEEISAESVKEKIRGIIAKEDARKPLSDQYIAELLKKEQIDIARRTVAKYRELMGILPSSKRKQVY from the coding sequence ATCGCGCTCCAACATCGTCTGACGCAGCAGCTGGTGATGACGCCGCAGCTGAGGCAGGCGATCAAGATCCTCCAGGTGTCGCGTGCCGAGCTCGAGTCGCTGATCGATCAGGAGCTCACCGAGAACCCGGTCCTCGAAGAGAATCTCACCGAGGAGAAGATCGACACCGAGGTTCCGACCGTCGACGGGCTCGAGACGCCGGCCACCGAAGAGTGGGCCGTCGAGCAGCAGTCGAAGGAGACGAGCGACGACATCCCGCAGGCCTCCACGATCGACCAGATCGATTGGAAGGACTTCGCGGAGAACTACGGCAACGACCTGCACGGCTCGATGAGCGGCGGCGCGGCCGACGACGACGACGAGCGCCGCCCCGCGCTCGAGAACGTCCTCGTGAAGCGCACGCAGCTGCCCGACCACCTCATGTGGCAGCTCCGCCTCTCGGACATGTCGCACGACGAGAAGGAGATCGGCGCGCTCATCGTCGGCAGCCTCGACAAGGACGGCTACCTGACGCTGTCCGTCGACGAGATCGCCTTCCTCTGCAACGTGTGGCCGGACACCACGCTCGTCGACCAGACGCTCCGCCGCGTGCAGGAGTTCGATCCGCCCGGCGTCGCCGCGCGCGACCTCGCCGAGTGCCTGCTGATCCAGCTGCGCCAGCTCGGCTCCGACGACGACTCGCTGCCGGCCCGCATCGTGCGCGACCACCTGCCGATGCTCGAGAGCCGCCGCTTCGACCGCCTCGCGCGTGAGCTCGGCGTCGGCGTCGAGCAGATCGCCGAGGCGACGAAGATCATCTCGGTGCTCGAGCCCAAGCCGGGCCGTGACTACCACGACGGCGAGACCCGCTACGTCACCCCCGACGTCTACGTGCAGAAGGTCGGTGAGGAGTGGGTCGTGACGCTGAACGAGGACGGTCTGCCGCGGCTGCGGGTGTCGTCGTTCTACAAGCAGATGCTCGGCAACGGCGGTACGTCCGAGGCGCGCAGCTACATCCAAGAGAAGATGCGGGCGGCGGCGTGGCTCATCAAGTCGATCCACCAGCGCCAGCGGACGCTCTACATGGTCACCTCGAGCATCGTGAAGTTCCAGGAGGAGTTCCTGGAGAAGGGCGTGTCGATGCTGCGCCCGCTGGTGCTGAAAGACGTCGCGAACGACATCGGCATGCACGAGTCCACGGTCAGCCGCGCGACCGCCGGCAAATACGTGCACACGCCGCAGGGCACCTTCGAGCTCAAGTACTTCTTCACCTCGAGCCTGCGCAGCGGGCAGGGCGAGGAGATCTCGGCCGAGAGCGTGAAGGAGAAGATCCGCGGCATCATCGCGAAGGAAGACGCGCGGAAGCCGCTGAGCGATCAGTACATCGCCGAGCTGCTCAAGAAGGAGCAGATCGACATCGCGCGCCGCACGGTGGCGAAGTACCGCGAGCTGATGGGCATCCTGCCGTCGTCGAAGCGCAAGCAGGTGTACTGA
- the raiA gene encoding ribosome-associated translation inhibitor RaiA, with translation MQVTVTFRHVDPTPALRDHAERKVTHMVKKYLRRPGDAHVILSVIKSRHLAEITLQAQHVSMVAKETTHDLYSAIDLAVAKLAHQAQKLKAKRADRKGVASVREVLPEPEAAKATKPAKAKKTLPRTERVMLPLLTVEQAIARFEQTEPVFICFTNEADERLHIVYRRPDGRLGLVKPVPGR, from the coding sequence ATGCAAGTCACCGTCACGTTCCGCCACGTCGACCCGACGCCGGCGCTGCGCGACCATGCCGAGCGCAAGGTCACGCACATGGTGAAGAAGTACCTGCGGCGTCCGGGCGACGCGCACGTCATCCTGAGCGTCATCAAGTCGCGCCACCTGGCGGAGATCACGCTCCAGGCGCAGCACGTGTCGATGGTCGCCAAGGAGACGACGCACGATCTCTACTCGGCGATCGACCTCGCCGTCGCCAAGCTCGCGCACCAGGCGCAGAAGCTGAAGGCGAAGCGTGCGGACCGTAAGGGCGTCGCGAGCGTGCGCGAGGTGTTGCCGGAGCCGGAGGCCGCGAAGGCGACGAAGCCCGCGAAGGCGAAGAAGACGCTGCCGCGCACCGAGCGCGTCATGCTGCCGCTGCTCACCGTCGAGCAGGCCATCGCCCGGTTCGAGCAGACCGAGCCCGTCTTCATCTGCTTCACCAACGAGGCGGACGAGCGCCTCCACATCGTCTACCGGCGGCCCGACGGGCGGCTGGGTCTCGTCAAGCCCGTTCCGGGGCGCTAG
- a CDS encoding PTS sugar transporter subunit IIA, translating into MKIEDILPEELVVPELEARSKSEVLEELAGRVAAQYPELNRTRLVQALEDRERLNSTALGDGVAIPHGKLPGIRRVFAAFGRSRAGVDFQSLDGKPTHLFFLLVAPEDSAGAHLKALARISRLLKDQSFRERLLAAGDAAAIYQTIRDEDARY; encoded by the coding sequence ATGAAGATCGAGGACATCCTCCCCGAGGAGCTGGTCGTCCCGGAGCTGGAGGCCCGGTCCAAGTCTGAGGTCCTCGAGGAGCTGGCGGGGCGGGTCGCCGCCCAGTACCCTGAGCTGAACCGCACCCGCCTGGTCCAGGCCCTGGAAGACCGCGAGCGTCTCAACAGCACGGCGCTCGGCGACGGCGTCGCGATCCCGCACGGGAAGCTGCCCGGCATCCGCCGCGTCTTCGCCGCCTTCGGGCGCAGCCGGGCCGGCGTCGATTTCCAGTCGCTCGACGGCAAGCCGACGCACCTCTTCTTCCTGCTCGTCGCGCCCGAGGACTCCGCCGGGGCGCACCTGAAGGCGCTGGCCCGCATCTCGCGTCTCCTGAAGGACCAGAGCTTCCGCGAGCGCCTGCTCGCCGCCGGCGACGCGGCCGCGATCTACCAGACGATCCGCGACGAGGACGCGCGGTACTGA
- the hprK gene encoding HPr(Ser) kinase/phosphatase, which yields MVTVAGLLAAAEAGMDLRLVAGDRDLGRAIAQPRLQQPGLALAGYLPQLHPDRVQVLGNSEVSYLATLTPEGARAAVAAVAAAGVACFVVTNGTLPPAALVEPATAAGVPVLTTTLRTGEFIRLAAAWLEEQLAPETTMHGDLVEVHGLGILISGRSGIGKSEAALDLVARGHRLVADDAVLVRRISPSVLRGRAAELLRHHMEIRGLGVIDVEALFGTLATLDEHRIDLVVELSEWAPGADRLGLAHDTISLLEVALPVVRLPVQPARSIALLIETAARNQLLRWRGRHSAADFAARIDARAAGGGRDRT from the coding sequence ATGGTCACCGTCGCCGGGCTGCTCGCGGCCGCGGAGGCGGGGATGGACCTCCGGCTCGTCGCCGGCGACCGCGACCTCGGGCGAGCGATCGCGCAGCCGCGGCTCCAGCAGCCGGGCCTCGCCCTGGCGGGCTACCTGCCGCAGCTGCACCCCGATCGCGTGCAGGTGCTCGGCAACAGCGAGGTCTCCTATCTCGCCACGCTGACGCCCGAGGGCGCGCGCGCCGCAGTCGCGGCCGTGGCTGCCGCCGGCGTCGCGTGCTTCGTCGTCACGAACGGCACGCTCCCGCCCGCGGCGCTCGTCGAGCCGGCCACGGCAGCCGGCGTTCCGGTGCTGACGACGACGCTGCGGACGGGCGAGTTCATCCGGCTCGCCGCGGCGTGGCTCGAGGAGCAGCTGGCGCCGGAGACGACGATGCACGGCGACCTCGTCGAGGTGCACGGCCTCGGCATCCTGATCTCCGGCCGCAGCGGCATCGGCAAGAGCGAGGCGGCGCTCGATCTCGTCGCCCGCGGCCATCGCCTGGTGGCGGACGACGCCGTCCTCGTGCGCCGCATCTCGCCGAGCGTCCTGCGCGGCCGGGCCGCCGAGCTGCTCCGGCATCACATGGAGATCCGCGGCCTGGGCGTCATCGACGTCGAGGCCCTCTTCGGCACGCTCGCGACGCTCGACGAGCACCGGATCGACCTGGTCGTCGAGCTGAGCGAGTGGGCGCCCGGCGCGGACCGGCTCGGCCTGGCCCACGACACGATCTCGCTCCTCGAGGTGGCGCTCCCGGTCGTGCGGCTGCCGGTGCAGCCGGCCCGCAGCATCGCGCTGCTGATCGAGACCGCGGCCCGCAACCAGCTCCTGCGCTGGCGGGGACGGCACAGCGCCGCCGACTTCGCCGCCCGCATCGACGCGCGAGCGGCAGGCGGGGGCCGGGATCGGACCTGA
- the rapZ gene encoding RNase adapter RapZ: MNAGLRAIVVTGLSGSGKTTALHVLEDLGFYCIDNLPVALLPRFVELWGTSMEEVRRVALGIDARERHFLHDFPRVFDELRHAGVRLEVLYLDASDDVLQRRFSETRRPHPAAEGGSLADGIRREREKLRALREVADRVIDTSAFTVHELRDALRQRLASPEEGSLTISLVSFGYKYGLPTDADLAFDCRFLPNPFFVEELRAKVGTDPAVAHYVLDRVDTQTFLERVMSLLEFTLPGYQREGKSYLTIAVGCTGGRHRSVALVEELRDRLQQHGHRVLVRHRDVAH, from the coding sequence ATGAACGCCGGCCTGCGCGCGATCGTCGTCACCGGCCTGTCGGGCTCCGGCAAGACGACGGCGCTGCACGTCCTCGAGGACCTCGGCTTCTACTGCATCGACAACCTGCCGGTCGCCCTGCTGCCGCGCTTCGTCGAGCTGTGGGGTACGTCGATGGAGGAGGTGCGCCGCGTCGCTCTCGGCATCGACGCGCGCGAGCGGCATTTCCTGCACGACTTCCCCCGCGTCTTCGACGAGCTGCGCCACGCCGGCGTGCGGCTCGAGGTGCTCTACCTCGACGCCAGCGACGACGTCCTCCAGCGTCGCTTCAGCGAGACGCGCCGCCCGCACCCGGCCGCCGAAGGCGGCTCGCTCGCCGACGGCATCCGCCGCGAGCGGGAGAAGCTGCGCGCGCTGCGCGAGGTCGCGGACCGGGTGATCGACACGAGCGCGTTCACCGTCCACGAGCTGCGCGACGCCCTGCGCCAGCGGCTCGCCAGCCCCGAAGAGGGCAGCCTCACCATCTCGTTGGTCTCGTTCGGATACAAGTACGGCCTGCCGACCGACGCCGACCTCGCCTTCGACTGTCGCTTCCTGCCGAATCCGTTCTTCGTCGAGGAGCTGCGCGCGAAGGTCGGCACCGATCCGGCGGTGGCGCACTACGTGCTCGACCGCGTCGACACGCAGACGTTCCTCGAGCGCGTCATGTCGCTGCTGGAGTTCACGCTCCCCGGCTATCAGCGGGAGGGGAAGAGCTATCTCACCATCGCCGTCGGCTGCACCGGCGGCCGGCACCGCTCGGTGGCGCTGGTCGAGGAGCTGCGCGACCGCCTCCAGCAGCACGGGCACCGGGTCCTCGTCCGCCACCGCGACGTCGCCCACTGA
- a CDS encoding PTS fructose transporter subunit IIA, translating to MVGLVVVGHGELSEALLRTLESVVGKQQHVAAVTSAPEDGPETIRARIVEAVQQVDQGHGVLIVTDMLGDTQTNLSVSVARETGAQVVAGVNMPMLVKLSSARVQMEAPALAKFIRRYGQEHIFCVTAAS from the coding sequence ATGGTCGGTCTGGTGGTCGTCGGCCACGGGGAGCTCAGCGAGGCCCTGCTGCGCACCCTGGAGAGCGTCGTGGGCAAGCAGCAGCACGTCGCAGCGGTGACGAGTGCCCCCGAGGACGGCCCCGAGACGATCCGGGCGCGCATCGTCGAGGCCGTCCAGCAGGTCGATCAGGGACACGGCGTGCTCATCGTCACCGACATGCTGGGCGACACGCAGACGAACCTCAGCGTTTCCGTCGCGCGCGAGACCGGCGCGCAGGTGGTGGCGGGCGTCAACATGCCGATGCTGGTGAAGCTCTCCAGCGCGCGCGTGCAGATGGAGGCGCCGGCGTTGGCGAAGTTCATCCGCCGCTACGGGCAGGAGCACATCTTCTGCGTCACGGCAGCGTCGTGA
- a CDS encoding HPr family phosphocarrier protein: MPLRAGLAIQNRLGLHARAAVLLVQTASRFDAEVTVEKDGQVVNGRSIMGIMMLAAEQGSTIDVTTQGPEAVEAMEAIRALIEARFNEPE; this comes from the coding sequence ATGCCGCTGCGGGCCGGGCTCGCCATCCAGAACCGGCTCGGGCTGCACGCCCGGGCGGCCGTGCTCCTCGTGCAGACGGCGAGCCGCTTCGACGCCGAGGTCACGGTCGAGAAGGACGGCCAGGTCGTCAACGGCCGTAGCATCATGGGGATCATGATGCTGGCGGCGGAGCAGGGCAGCACGATCGACGTCACCACCCAGGGCCCGGAGGCCGTGGAGGCCATGGAGGCCATCCGGGCGCTCATCGAGGCCCGCTTCAACGAGCCCGAGTAG
- the metK gene encoding methionine adenosyltransferase: protein MLKDYVFTSESVNEGHPDKVCDQISDAILDALLAQDPDSRVACEALIKTGLVVVAGEITSKGRAEFGEIAKSVIRDIGYTTPESGFNVDSCAVVSAVERQSPDISQGVTAGEGLHKEQGAGDQGMMFGYACDETKEYMPFAIYTAHRIGQRLAEARRSGDLPWLLPDGKCQVSVEYKDGRPVRATTVVVSNQHKDSVKDATIKEGIVEEVVKRVIPPEFLDKNTVYHINPTGKFVVGGPQGDCGLTGRKIIVDTYGGYGRHGGGAFSGKDPSKVDRSAAYYARYVAKNIVAAELAARCEVQVAYAIGVADPVSVLIDTFGTGKVPDEKIAAAAREVFDFKPASLIQQLGLKKPIYRPTAAYGHFGRVPDGDRFTWEKIDRVAALKSATGVK, encoded by the coding sequence ATGCTCAAGGACTACGTGTTCACCTCCGAGTCGGTGAACGAAGGCCATCCCGACAAGGTCTGCGACCAGATCTCCGACGCGATCCTCGACGCGCTGCTGGCGCAGGACCCCGACAGCCGGGTGGCCTGCGAGGCCCTCATCAAGACCGGCCTCGTCGTGGTCGCGGGCGAGATCACCTCGAAGGGTCGCGCCGAGTTCGGCGAGATCGCCAAGTCGGTGATCCGCGACATCGGCTACACGACCCCCGAGAGCGGCTTCAACGTCGACAGCTGCGCGGTCGTGTCGGCGGTCGAGCGGCAGTCGCCCGACATCTCCCAGGGCGTCACCGCGGGCGAGGGCCTGCACAAGGAGCAGGGCGCCGGCGACCAGGGCATGATGTTCGGCTACGCGTGCGACGAGACGAAGGAGTACATGCCCTTCGCGATCTACACCGCGCACCGCATCGGCCAGCGCCTCGCCGAGGCCCGCCGCAGCGGCGACCTGCCGTGGCTGCTGCCCGACGGCAAGTGCCAGGTGTCGGTCGAGTACAAGGACGGCCGTCCGGTGCGCGCGACGACGGTCGTCGTCTCGAACCAGCACAAGGACAGCGTCAAGGACGCGACCATCAAGGAAGGCATCGTCGAGGAGGTCGTGAAGCGGGTGATCCCGCCGGAGTTCCTCGACAAGAACACCGTCTACCACATCAACCCAACGGGGAAGTTCGTGGTCGGCGGCCCGCAGGGCGACTGCGGCCTCACCGGCCGCAAGATCATCGTCGACACCTACGGTGGCTACGGGCGTCACGGCGGCGGCGCCTTCAGCGGCAAGGATCCGAGCAAGGTCGACCGCAGCGCCGCGTACTACGCGCGCTACGTCGCCAAGAACATCGTCGCGGCCGAGCTCGCGGCGCGCTGCGAGGTGCAGGTCGCGTACGCGATCGGCGTCGCCGATCCGGTGTCCGTCCTCATCGACACCTTCGGCACGGGTAAGGTGCCGGACGAGAAGATCGCCGCCGCCGCGCGCGAGGTCTTCGACTTCAAGCCGGCGTCGCTGATCCAGCAGCTCGGCCTGAAGAAGCCGATCTACCGGCCCACCGCGGCCTACGGCCACTTCGGCCGCGTGCCGGACGGCGACCGCTTCACCTGGGAGAAGATCGATCGCGTCGCCGCGCTGAAGAGCGCCACCGGCGTCAAGTAG